TGCTGTATTTTCGCGGCTTCTCGATGATCGTCACCAACGGGGCGACGATCGCCTCCTTGCCGCGGCCACTCACCCGTTTCGCCACCGCCTTTTTGCCGCCGGTGCCCTCGATTTTGCTGGTCGTGCTGACCGCTGCCGGCTTCCTGGCTCTGCGCGGGCTTGAAATCAGGCGTGCCTATCGGTTGGGCGTAATCGCGCGGCCGCAATCCATCTTCATCAAGACGGCTATTCCAGTCGTCATCGCCGCTGGCGTGGCCTTGTTCATCGTCTCCTGGCAGGGCATTCCCTATCTTGTCCTGCTCGTCGCGGTCTGCGCCCTGGCCGCGGAGCTGGTGATGCGCCGCACGCGTTATGGCGCGCAGCTTTATGCCATTGGCGGCAACCCCGAGGCCGCCCGCCTTGCTGGCATCAACATCAAACAGGCGATCTTCTGGAATTTCGTCATTGCCGGTTTCGCCTATGGCGTCACGGGGGTCGCGCTCACCGCGCGGGTCGGTGGTGCGGTGGCCGGGAGTGCGGGTCTTTTCCTCGAGCTCGATGCCATCGCCGCGGCGATCATCGGCGGCACCGCCCTTTCCGGCGGCCGCGGCCGCATTCTGGGTGCCCTGGTCGGCGCGTTGCTCATGGGCAGCCTGAATAACGGCATGAGTCTCATGAATGTCGCACCGTTCTTTCAGGATACCGCGCGCGGCATCGTGCTGCTGCTGGCGGTGGCGCTCGACCATTTGAGCCGCAGCCGCAGTCGGACTACTTGAAATGGATCACTGGAGCAGGATGTGATTGGTACCGCCTACTACCCTCACCCTTAGGCGCCCGCCGAAGGCGGGCCTCGAAGGGTGGCAAGCGGCAAGGCCTGTGTACCTGGATCATGCTTCGAGGCTCGCTTCGCTCGTGCCTCAGCATGAGGGTGTTTTTTTAAGACGAGGTCTTGGAATGAGCTACCAGCCGCATGCCGATCGCTATCAGACCATGCAATATCGCCGCTGCGGCAGAAGCGGTCTCGATCTGCCATTGCTGTCGCTGGGTCTGTGGCACAATTTC
This genomic stretch from Nordella sp. HKS 07 harbors:
- a CDS encoding sugar ABC transporter permease, whose protein sequence is MSDPVLTVSKDEAGPARESRGWFALLGLSSLRESMLLLILAAIWLFFYVATDGIFLTPRNLVLLALQTSIVSLAAISAVMLIVTRNFDLSVGSAVALVGVVVALLAGQYDVNPLIAVAAGILVGLLMGAWQGFWVTRIGVSSFIVTLAGMLYFRGFSMIVTNGATIASLPRPLTRFATAFLPPVPSILLVVLTAAGFLALRGLEIRRAYRLGVIARPQSIFIKTAIPVVIAAGVALFIVSWQGIPYLVLLVAVCALAAELVMRRTRYGAQLYAIGGNPEAARLAGINIKQAIFWNFVIAGFAYGVTGVALTARVGGAVAGSAGLFLELDAIAAAIIGGTALSGGRGRILGALVGALLMGSLNNGMSLMNVAPFFQDTARGIVLLLAVALDHLSRSRSRTT